A window of Chitinophaga sp. MM2321 contains these coding sequences:
- a CDS encoding PLP-dependent aminotransferase family protein, which translates to MLPFKTLIKIDRKSKLPVYQQIANGFIGLIREGVLKPGLPLPGSRVLADQLQLHRNTVVAAYAELTSQDWVVAVARKGVMVAANLPLIKPRSFKTTTSSYAQGPGFHFNTIPFPAMTSLQPLKAGQLVINDGFPDVRLAPLDAWGKECRSIIENPRQHKQLMYGEAQGSEKLRHEMIKYLTNTRGLDITIDNIMITRGAQMAIYTAAAMLIQKGDYIIVGSPNYIFANLCFEQLGARLLHVPVDGDGIDVAAIEQLCRTRKIRMLYVVPHHHHPTTVTLSSERRMKLLAVIRKYQLAVIEDDYDYDFHYSSAPILPLASADHGGNVIYIGSLTKSLGLSLRIGFMIAPVSFIAEAGRRRRLMDLRGDNLSEEGLAAMLANGIIERHLKKSKKIYRERRDLLCHLLEVKLGDLVQFTPPSGGMALWLQFTGNASLPAIAAKAATQGLLMSSGSNYHYIAKPQHAMRFGFASLNEKELTAVVTILTKIMKR; encoded by the coding sequence ATGTTACCTTTCAAAACACTGATAAAAATTGACCGGAAGTCGAAGTTGCCGGTATACCAGCAAATAGCGAATGGCTTCATCGGGCTTATCCGGGAAGGCGTTTTAAAACCGGGCCTTCCCCTGCCGGGTAGCCGCGTGCTGGCAGACCAGCTACAGCTTCACCGCAACACCGTAGTAGCTGCCTACGCCGAACTCACCAGCCAGGACTGGGTAGTGGCGGTAGCCCGCAAAGGCGTGATGGTGGCCGCCAACTTACCGCTGATAAAACCCCGGTCTTTTAAAACAACCACTTCTTCCTATGCGCAGGGACCAGGATTTCACTTTAATACGATCCCTTTCCCGGCGATGACATCCCTGCAACCCCTCAAAGCAGGTCAGCTGGTTATCAATGACGGCTTCCCCGATGTGCGGCTGGCGCCACTGGACGCCTGGGGTAAAGAGTGCCGGTCTATCATTGAAAATCCCAGACAACATAAACAGCTCATGTATGGTGAAGCGCAGGGCAGCGAAAAATTGCGGCATGAAATGATTAAATACCTCACCAACACCAGGGGGCTGGATATTACAATAGATAATATCATGATCACACGCGGGGCACAGATGGCCATTTATACTGCAGCGGCCATGCTGATACAAAAAGGAGATTATATAATCGTTGGCAGTCCAAACTATATTTTCGCCAACCTGTGTTTTGAACAACTGGGCGCCAGGTTGTTGCATGTACCCGTAGATGGGGATGGTATTGATGTAGCAGCCATCGAACAACTTTGCCGCACCCGGAAGATCCGGATGCTGTATGTTGTGCCGCATCACCACCACCCTACTACGGTTACGCTCAGCTCGGAACGGAGAATGAAGTTACTGGCCGTGATCCGAAAATACCAGCTGGCTGTTATAGAAGATGATTACGATTATGATTTTCATTATAGTTCAGCGCCTATCTTACCCTTAGCCAGCGCCGATCATGGCGGCAACGTTATTTATATTGGCTCTCTTACAAAATCACTGGGCCTTTCTTTGCGTATCGGGTTTATGATTGCACCGGTGTCTTTTATAGCAGAAGCCGGCCGGCGGCGCCGTTTAATGGACCTGAGAGGAGATAATCTGTCGGAAGAAGGACTGGCCGCTATGCTGGCCAACGGCATTATTGAGCGGCACCTGAAAAAATCGAAAAAGATTTACCGGGAAAGACGCGACCTGCTTTGCCATCTGCTGGAAGTAAAGCTGGGCGACCTGGTACAGTTTACACCGCCATCGGGCGGAATGGCGCTCTGGCTGCAATTTACAGGCAACGCCTCTTTGCCTGCCATCGCTGCCAAAGCAGCCACACAGGGCCTGCTTATGAGTAGCGGCAGCAACTATCATTATATAGCCAAACCGCAGCATGCAATGCGGTTTGGCTTTGCGTCGCTCAATGAAAAAGAACTGACCGCTGTTGTTACTATTCTAACAAAAATTATGAAAAGGTAA
- a CDS encoding glycoside hydrolase family 95 protein — protein sequence MKYFITCLLTLGISVHGFSQGQSLKLWYTQPADATVPDVARGWNDDVQWLRALPIGNGNIGAMVFGDVNKERVQLNEKTLWSGSNQDSDNPEAAKYLPEIRKLLFEGKFKEATELTNKTQVCKGVGTGEGNGANVPYGSYQTLGDLRIDFGKQSSYTNYQRALNLNEAIATVHYDQDGTTFNREYFISAPANVLAVKFSAGKKGAISFSASLDRPERFTTTATDGELVMSGTLNDGKGGEGITYMTRLKAKVTGGKQSYSGNRLVVEQADEVILYLSASTSYLPNYPVYKGRDYKKLTAAALGKAMAQSYSQLKKEHIADYQHYFNRVALQVADAGKADDVPTDVRVKRVKETGNDNYLTQLYFQYGRYLLISSVRENTLPANLQGIWANKIQTPWNGDYHTNINVQMNYWLAENTNLGDLHLSLTNFIQDIEQPATKSASVQFGAHGWSINPIINIWGFTSPGEHPSWGLTSGAGGWICEHLWEHYAFTKDKAYLRRVFPTLKNAARFYLDWLVKDPATGKLVSGPASSPENAFLAPDGSNGTISMGPSHDQEIIAELFGNVLEAAGILNEKDALIQQIATAKENLLAPKIGADGRIMEWAQPYPEKELGHRHLSHLYALYPGNAFNFNHTPDYVEAARKSLEFRLQHGGGQTGWSAAWVTNLWARLRRGDDALKTFNIILTDKSAENLFDLHPPFQIDGNFGATAGIAEMLLQSQAGMIELLPALPAAWKTGEVKGLCARGGFVVDMKWVDGKLVKAQVLSKTGGKCIVKYNDVNVTFNTVAGKVYQLNDKLRS from the coding sequence ATGAAATATTTCATTACTTGTTTACTCACACTGGGTATCAGTGTGCATGGCTTCTCACAGGGACAGTCATTGAAACTATGGTACACACAACCCGCCGATGCCACTGTGCCGGATGTTGCAAGGGGATGGAACGATGATGTACAATGGTTAAGGGCATTGCCGATTGGTAATGGTAACATCGGTGCCATGGTGTTCGGAGATGTCAATAAAGAACGGGTGCAACTCAATGAGAAAACATTGTGGAGTGGTAGTAACCAGGATAGTGATAATCCCGAAGCGGCTAAATATTTGCCTGAAATCCGGAAGCTGTTGTTTGAGGGCAAGTTCAAAGAAGCAACGGAGCTGACCAATAAAACCCAGGTATGTAAAGGCGTAGGGACCGGTGAGGGCAACGGCGCCAATGTGCCTTATGGTAGCTACCAGACGTTAGGGGATCTGCGTATCGATTTCGGTAAACAAAGCAGCTACACAAATTACCAACGCGCGCTGAACCTGAATGAAGCTATTGCTACGGTCCACTATGACCAGGACGGCACCACCTTCAATCGGGAATATTTTATCAGCGCACCGGCCAATGTGCTGGCGGTAAAATTCTCTGCCGGTAAAAAAGGCGCTATCAGTTTCAGTGCTTCACTGGACAGGCCGGAACGCTTTACCACTACAGCCACCGACGGCGAGCTGGTAATGTCCGGTACACTGAACGACGGTAAAGGAGGGGAAGGAATCACTTATATGACACGCCTGAAAGCAAAGGTAACAGGCGGTAAACAATCGTATAGTGGTAACCGTTTGGTAGTAGAACAGGCAGACGAAGTGATTTTGTATTTATCTGCCTCCACCAGTTATCTACCCAATTACCCGGTATATAAAGGGAGAGATTATAAAAAGCTGACAGCCGCTGCCCTGGGAAAGGCCATGGCGCAGTCTTACAGCCAACTTAAAAAAGAACATATTGCAGACTATCAGCACTATTTTAACCGCGTAGCCTTACAGGTAGCCGATGCCGGCAAAGCAGATGATGTGCCTACAGATGTGCGGGTAAAGCGGGTAAAGGAAACCGGTAATGATAATTATCTCACCCAACTCTATTTTCAGTATGGCCGTTACCTGCTGATCTCTTCTGTCCGGGAAAATACATTGCCCGCCAACTTACAGGGTATCTGGGCAAATAAAATACAAACACCCTGGAATGGCGACTATCACACCAATATCAATGTGCAGATGAACTACTGGTTGGCGGAAAATACCAACCTGGGCGATCTGCATTTATCACTGACCAATTTTATCCAGGATATAGAACAACCGGCTACGAAATCGGCCTCCGTACAATTTGGCGCACATGGTTGGTCTATCAACCCGATCATCAATATATGGGGGTTCACTTCTCCCGGCGAACATCCTTCCTGGGGGCTTACTTCCGGCGCGGGTGGCTGGATCTGTGAGCACCTGTGGGAGCATTATGCTTTTACAAAAGACAAGGCGTATCTCCGCCGGGTGTTCCCTACTTTAAAGAATGCTGCCAGGTTTTATCTCGACTGGCTGGTAAAAGATCCGGCAACGGGCAAGCTGGTATCCGGTCCGGCCTCTTCTCCTGAAAATGCTTTCCTGGCGCCGGATGGCAGCAATGGCACCATCAGTATGGGACCATCGCATGACCAGGAAATCATTGCGGAACTATTTGGCAACGTGCTGGAAGCAGCCGGCATATTGAATGAAAAGGATGCACTGATCCAACAGATAGCTACCGCTAAAGAAAACCTGCTGGCGCCGAAGATCGGTGCTGACGGTCGTATCATGGAATGGGCGCAGCCTTACCCGGAAAAGGAACTGGGTCATCGGCACCTGTCGCATTTGTATGCCTTGTATCCCGGCAATGCATTTAATTTCAATCATACACCTGACTATGTGGAAGCTGCCAGGAAATCGCTGGAGTTCCGTTTGCAGCATGGCGGAGGACAAACTGGCTGGAGTGCTGCCTGGGTTACTAACCTGTGGGCAAGACTGAGAAGAGGCGATGATGCACTGAAAACATTCAATATTATTCTGACAGATAAATCTGCCGAGAATTTATTTGACCTGCATCCGCCGTTTCAGATAGATGGTAATTTCGGCGCTACCGCTGGCATCGCAGAAATGTTGCTGCAAAGTCAGGCTGGCATGATTGAGCTGTTGCCTGCATTACCTGCTGCCTGGAAAACCGGCGAGGTAAAAGGGTTATGCGCGAGAGGCGGCTTCGTAGTAGACATGAAATGGGTGGATGGCAAGCTGGTGAAGGCGCAGGTATTATCGAAAACCGGTGGTAAGTGCATCGTGAAATATAATGATGTTAATGTCACCTTTAATACCGTTGCCGGTAAAGTATATCAACTGAATGATAAGTTGCGCAGCTGA
- a CDS encoding right-handed parallel beta-helix repeat-containing protein: MINKSIICLWLLLLPVLVMAQQKILVSDFGIQPNTFVDATPAVQKAIEACRNKPGAILEFPAGRYDFYPEHAVKKKYFISNTSSETEVSEHTKTIGLFFEAHKDLTIEGNGAEFVFHGKMITWVFDSCENITLRHVSMNFEHPTMAEMSIKTVTPQYVIATIQPDSRFTIQQNRLEWYGNGWRMKIFHAVLADTARGVNTYSSWTPFYNSRAELIAPYMVKFTGDFSRFKAAPGNVLTVRDGIRDEVGAFIRHSKNIHLDSVTMHYMHGLGIVAQFSENLYYDHVQVVPKENSGRVMASFADGMHFSGCKGEIKVEHSHFKGLHDDPINIHGTQLKVTEVVSPRVLKLRFMHPQTYGFAAFFAGDSIAFLHAASLQLFGNGMIKSATLISEREMEVTLTTDKPAALKAGDCLENITWTPSVAIRNCRFESVNTRGLLVTTRKKVVIENNTFYRTGMHAILIADDASSWYESGPVADVLITGNTFEECGYNQAPGNYVIAIAPENHELVKGYMVHRNIRIENNTFKIYDYPVLTARSTDNLVFTGNHISWTDNFMKPQGPVRASFNLTACSRVQLLKNDFNTPFRPTVSLHNMAAKALKTDLPVLPAR, translated from the coding sequence ATGATCAATAAATCAATCATATGCTTATGGCTGTTATTGCTGCCTGTACTGGTCATGGCACAGCAGAAAATACTAGTGAGCGATTTCGGTATTCAGCCAAATACGTTTGTGGATGCCACACCCGCTGTACAGAAAGCGATTGAAGCATGCAGGAACAAACCCGGCGCCATACTGGAATTCCCGGCAGGGCGCTATGATTTTTACCCGGAGCATGCAGTGAAGAAGAAATACTTCATCTCCAACACGTCCAGCGAAACAGAAGTAAGTGAGCATACGAAAACCATCGGTCTTTTCTTTGAGGCGCATAAAGACCTGACCATTGAAGGGAATGGTGCTGAATTTGTTTTTCATGGGAAGATGATCACCTGGGTTTTTGATAGTTGTGAGAATATTACCCTGCGGCATGTAAGTATGAATTTTGAACATCCTACGATGGCGGAGATGTCCATAAAAACAGTGACGCCACAATATGTGATAGCGACCATCCAGCCTGATTCCCGATTCACTATCCAGCAAAACCGGCTGGAATGGTATGGCAATGGATGGAGGATGAAGATCTTTCATGCCGTACTGGCCGATACTGCCAGGGGCGTAAATACCTATTCTTCCTGGACCCCGTTTTACAATAGCCGCGCGGAGCTGATAGCGCCCTACATGGTGAAATTTACAGGGGACTTCTCTAGATTTAAAGCGGCGCCCGGAAACGTATTAACCGTAAGAGATGGTATCCGGGATGAAGTGGGCGCGTTTATCCGGCATTCAAAGAACATACACCTGGATAGCGTCACTATGCATTATATGCACGGTCTGGGCATTGTAGCGCAGTTTTCGGAGAACCTGTATTACGATCATGTACAGGTGGTACCCAAAGAAAACAGTGGACGCGTAATGGCTTCTTTTGCAGATGGCATGCACTTCTCCGGCTGCAAAGGAGAAATAAAGGTAGAGCATTCCCATTTCAAAGGACTGCACGATGACCCCATCAACATTCATGGTACACAACTGAAAGTAACGGAGGTCGTATCTCCCCGCGTGTTGAAGCTGCGGTTTATGCATCCGCAGACATACGGCTTCGCGGCCTTCTTCGCAGGTGATAGTATTGCTTTTCTGCATGCTGCCAGCTTGCAGCTGTTTGGTAACGGCATGATAAAATCGGCTACACTTATTTCTGAACGTGAAATGGAAGTGACGTTAACTACCGACAAACCGGCAGCACTCAAAGCTGGTGATTGCCTCGAAAATATTACCTGGACACCGTCTGTGGCTATACGAAACTGCCGTTTTGAAAGTGTCAACACCCGCGGGTTGCTGGTAACTACCCGTAAAAAAGTAGTGATTGAAAATAATACCTTTTACAGAACCGGGATGCATGCCATCCTGATTGCAGACGATGCTTCCAGCTGGTATGAATCAGGCCCGGTAGCAGATGTGCTGATCACGGGCAACACCTTTGAAGAGTGCGGCTATAACCAGGCGCCTGGGAATTATGTGATTGCCATTGCCCCCGAAAACCATGAACTGGTGAAAGGTTATATGGTACACAGGAATATCCGGATAGAAAATAATACTTTTAAGATCTATGACTATCCTGTTCTTACAGCACGCAGTACGGATAACCTGGTTTTTACTGGTAATCATATCAGCTGGACGGATAACTTCATGAAGCCGCAGGGGCCGGTCAGGGCATCGTTTAACCTGACTGCCTGCAGCAGGGTACAGCTTTTAAAAAACGATTTTAATACACCTTTCAGGCCAACGGTATCATTGCATAATATGGCCGCGAAAGCATTGAAAACGGACCTGCCGGTGTTACCCGCCAGGTAA
- a CDS encoding glycoside hydrolase domain-containing protein produces MFFANCYKQVCCTILIWLFYTTAQAAGVPYSVAAKPWDESLGNHRAEIQVLKATGAAYVKIPWRRRGMDPALMGIIITDEKGTVMKNIFRVNMNLEAGELVFEPTTGAGKYYVYYMPYKGKKNNGSFQGDYLKPEDQPDTQWVTREQLSLPYRAVKEKAEVLQIQSRTAFDSFYPMEVCATGAEIQQLIRRSTHDFILFPEDRKYPVRMDHELPYRWITRQGPPSFSATANRNEYYAFQVGVYAAKTDLEDVTVSYSRFSDRLTCFNLEGVDADGKKFTRKVNVAKGKVQALWFGLDIPENPQQKEYTFTITIKPRNGKAQVVPVKIKLTDTLQADRGDNEPWRHSRLRWLNSTLGEEEEVIAPYTALQRQGNSITTMMHLVQLDNNGLLAAVNTNAGKNILQRPLRLIIETSNGIAQLTPGKIIYTKEKDAVISWEAQATNEALSLTCKGNLEFDGHLTYHTTVKATKNIVVKDVRLEIAVDKQTARYFMGMGLPGQSLPASYNWKWKGPQDSYWIGNYDAGIHCEFLGATYSGPLLNLYHPAPPPSWYNDNKGGFKLAASAEGAVATTYSGERTLQQGQQLNFDFALLLTPVKKQNVADQFTTRYYHNGSKPAPALSDLSSGIKVTNVHHGNGVNPYINYPFVAVDTMRKFVDYWHRQGLKVKIYYTIRELSNQAAEIWALRSLGEEVLADGKGGGYPWLREHLVDHYNVQWFTDIKGYERADAAILTSGKSRWYNYYVEGLKWLVKNEDIDGLYLDDVSFDRSMLKRMRRVMDAIKPGCLLDLHSNTGFSKGPANQYTEYFPFINKIWFGESFDYNNMSPENWLVEVSGIPFGLMGDMLHAGGNPWRGMVYGMTVRYPWYTEGVNCDPREIWKVWDSFGIADAQMHGYWEPDRIVTTSDSNVLATVYVKEDKLLIAVASWNKQPVKVKLYINWQQLGWNTAERQMFFPAIARFQEQQTLSVADSIEMIPGKGFLIEIKK; encoded by the coding sequence ATGTTTTTTGCCAATTGTTACAAACAGGTATGCTGTACCATTTTAATATGGTTGTTTTATACCACTGCGCAGGCCGCAGGCGTGCCGTATAGCGTGGCTGCCAAACCCTGGGACGAATCACTGGGTAATCACCGGGCAGAAATACAGGTATTAAAAGCTACCGGTGCCGCCTATGTGAAAATACCGTGGCGCCGCCGGGGAATGGACCCTGCACTGATGGGTATCATCATCACAGATGAAAAAGGAACGGTGATGAAAAATATTTTCCGGGTCAACATGAACCTGGAAGCAGGAGAGCTGGTATTTGAGCCAACAACCGGCGCAGGTAAATACTATGTTTACTACATGCCTTACAAAGGCAAAAAAAATAACGGCAGTTTTCAGGGCGACTACCTGAAACCCGAAGATCAACCGGATACTCAATGGGTAACAAGGGAGCAGCTCTCTTTACCTTACCGCGCGGTAAAGGAAAAGGCGGAGGTGTTGCAAATTCAGTCCAGAACAGCTTTTGATAGTTTTTACCCCATGGAGGTTTGTGCTACAGGCGCAGAAATACAACAGCTGATCCGGCGTAGTACCCATGATTTTATACTTTTTCCGGAAGATAGAAAATACCCCGTGCGCATGGATCATGAGCTGCCTTACCGGTGGATTACACGGCAAGGACCGCCGTCTTTTTCCGCTACGGCCAACAGGAATGAATATTATGCATTCCAGGTGGGCGTATATGCAGCAAAAACTGACCTGGAAGATGTGACCGTTTCGTATAGCCGTTTCAGTGACCGGCTTACCTGTTTTAATCTGGAAGGGGTAGATGCCGACGGGAAAAAATTTACCAGGAAAGTAAACGTGGCAAAAGGGAAAGTACAGGCGTTGTGGTTTGGCCTCGATATCCCCGAAAATCCCCAACAAAAGGAATATACATTTACCATAACTATAAAACCCCGGAATGGAAAAGCACAGGTGGTACCGGTGAAGATAAAGCTAACAGATACCTTGCAGGCAGATCGTGGTGATAATGAACCTTGGCGGCATTCCAGGCTGCGTTGGCTCAATTCTACACTGGGGGAAGAGGAGGAGGTGATAGCGCCTTATACGGCCCTGCAACGCCAGGGAAACAGCATTACCACCATGATGCACCTGGTACAGCTGGACAACAACGGTCTGCTGGCAGCCGTAAATACAAATGCCGGTAAGAATATCTTGCAACGGCCCCTGCGGCTGATCATAGAAACCAGCAACGGTATCGCGCAACTGACACCCGGTAAAATTATTTATACAAAAGAAAAAGATGCGGTGATCTCATGGGAAGCACAAGCCACCAACGAAGCGTTGTCGCTCACCTGCAAAGGCAACCTGGAATTTGACGGCCATCTCACCTATCATACTACCGTAAAAGCAACAAAAAATATTGTGGTGAAAGATGTACGCCTGGAAATAGCGGTAGATAAACAAACAGCCAGGTATTTTATGGGGATGGGGTTACCAGGGCAATCACTACCGGCATCCTACAACTGGAAGTGGAAAGGACCGCAGGATAGCTATTGGATCGGGAATTATGACGCGGGCATTCACTGCGAATTTTTAGGGGCTACCTATAGCGGGCCGCTACTCAATTTGTATCATCCGGCGCCACCGCCTTCCTGGTACAATGATAATAAGGGAGGCTTCAAACTGGCTGCCAGCGCAGAGGGCGCGGTAGCTACCACTTATTCCGGTGAACGTACCCTGCAGCAAGGACAACAACTCAATTTTGATTTTGCCTTACTGCTTACACCCGTGAAAAAGCAAAACGTTGCCGACCAGTTTACCACACGCTACTATCATAACGGTAGTAAACCCGCTCCTGCATTGTCTGATTTATCTTCCGGTATAAAAGTAACCAATGTGCACCATGGCAATGGGGTGAATCCTTACATCAACTATCCTTTTGTAGCTGTGGATACCATGAGGAAATTTGTAGATTACTGGCACCGGCAGGGACTGAAAGTGAAGATTTATTATACTATCCGCGAACTAAGCAACCAGGCGGCGGAAATATGGGCATTGCGCAGCCTGGGAGAGGAAGTGCTGGCAGATGGCAAGGGTGGCGGTTATCCATGGTTGCGTGAACACCTCGTGGATCATTACAATGTACAATGGTTTACCGACATCAAAGGCTATGAACGCGCCGATGCCGCTATTCTTACCAGCGGTAAATCACGCTGGTATAACTACTATGTGGAAGGACTGAAATGGCTGGTTAAAAACGAAGATATCGATGGCCTCTATCTCGATGATGTATCTTTTGACAGGAGCATGCTGAAGCGGATGCGCCGGGTGATGGATGCCATCAAACCCGGATGTCTGCTGGATCTTCACTCCAACACGGGCTTCTCCAAAGGGCCGGCTAACCAGTACACAGAATACTTTCCTTTTATCAATAAGATCTGGTTTGGCGAAAGCTTCGACTATAATAATATGTCACCGGAAAACTGGCTGGTAGAAGTATCGGGTATCCCTTTCGGATTGATGGGCGATATGTTGCATGCAGGCGGAAACCCCTGGCGTGGCATGGTGTACGGCATGACAGTACGCTATCCCTGGTACACGGAAGGTGTAAACTGTGATCCGCGCGAGATCTGGAAAGTATGGGACAGTTTTGGTATCGCGGATGCACAGATGCATGGCTACTGGGAGCCGGATAGAATAGTGACCACTTCAGACAGCAATGTACTGGCAACAGTATACGTGAAAGAAGACAAGCTATTGATAGCCGTTGCCAGCTGGAATAAACAACCAGTAAAAGTAAAGCTGTATATTAACTGGCAACAGCTGGGATGGAATACAGCGGAACGGCAAATGTTCTTCCCGGCCATCGCACGCTTCCAGGAACAACAAACTTTATCCGTTGCAGATAGTATTGAAATGATCCCCGGTAAAGGGTTTTTAATAGAGATAAAAAAATGA
- a CDS encoding DUF5018-related domain-containing protein, translating into MRLLHIITGLAFFMILFSSCLKKDLPALPLWNGTQITNVYFEYRYLDTANVWQGAPVVAYKSLDATKTVDSAHATISISITVPPVSGSFDAAQRAKVSLDHLWCFMDLSTAASVVPVNDAPAQGFFGDFSKPQQYKVTAADGSSQVWTLTVVDFIK; encoded by the coding sequence ATGCGTTTGCTACATATTATAACAGGCCTGGCTTTTTTCATGATACTGTTTTCTTCCTGCCTGAAGAAAGATCTGCCGGCACTGCCTTTGTGGAATGGTACACAGATCACCAACGTCTACTTCGAATACCGTTACCTGGATACTGCCAATGTATGGCAGGGTGCGCCGGTAGTGGCTTACAAGTCGCTGGATGCAACAAAAACAGTGGACTCCGCACATGCAACTATCAGTATCAGTATTACGGTACCTCCCGTTAGCGGCTCTTTTGATGCTGCACAACGGGCCAAGGTATCCTTGGATCATTTGTGGTGCTTTATGGATCTGTCTACCGCTGCTTCCGTAGTACCGGTAAATGATGCGCCCGCACAGGGCTTCTTTGGTGATTTTTCCAAACCACAGCAATACAAGGTAACTGCCGCCGATGGCAGCAGCCAGGTATGGACGCTGACGGTGGTTGATTTTATTAAATAA
- a CDS encoding RagB/SusD family nutrient uptake outer membrane protein: MKKLFIFTIVLLSVSSCQKIFDTKPLDRVSQDDVWTNVANAQTFVYNTYADVMKDFAGGDLTSVTDAYTTNTLPFDGIYNGSAKVFNETINNTYDAGFDRFSNIRACNMIIEKVGASGFADADKQALIAEGKFLRAMTYFAVARKMGRIVWIDKVLTPGDDFNLPTTANPTASYNYIIKDLEDAVAGLPATALAGRVSKFAAAAFLSEVCLEAIAYANYPAAPNMGDAAVQALVQKVITNANTAISGGYTMETDYQGMFSDRKSSSPEIIFGIYRNSINTTCEGTPMQNSFPNVGNSQVATYGGSPLFVAATRVFEAWLQHGPTQNMADAYLVVDKADPTKALPWNKTSQYLAAVDESKSPSVADIPHATGETVVKSGVIRPGSTETIWSLSNVGRDARWDASIVSDSASKYFGEDVTTCIKGNATRWLKLTGNAYYVSLSNLYWRKGIYNVSPRVYVGIPTNYHYVLMRLGRVYLNLAEAYLLKGDAGSAVTALNQTRVTHGQLPPSTASTLAAAWTDYKLERRVDLTLENDYYWSLLRWGRYGGGANYGNAPGNSDIPDLNELPRVTDISKDRKSFVTVQGAFFSANNVRVFSRNKRYLFPIAQGFIDKNSNFGPQNPNW, encoded by the coding sequence ATGAAGAAGCTATTCATATTTACTATAGTACTGCTATCTGTTTCATCCTGCCAGAAAATATTTGATACGAAGCCACTGGACAGGGTGAGCCAGGATGATGTGTGGACGAATGTTGCTAATGCACAGACGTTTGTTTATAACACCTATGCCGATGTGATGAAGGATTTTGCCGGCGGGGATCTTACCAGTGTAACAGATGCCTATACCACCAATACGTTGCCGTTTGATGGTATTTATAATGGCAGCGCCAAGGTATTTAATGAAACGATCAACAACACCTATGATGCAGGATTTGATCGTTTCAGTAACATCAGGGCCTGCAATATGATCATTGAAAAAGTAGGCGCCTCCGGCTTTGCAGACGCCGATAAACAAGCCCTGATAGCTGAAGGGAAGTTCCTCCGGGCCATGACTTATTTTGCGGTTGCCCGCAAGATGGGCCGGATCGTATGGATCGATAAAGTGCTGACACCGGGTGATGATTTTAATCTTCCTACTACCGCCAATCCAACGGCGTCTTATAATTATATTATTAAAGACCTGGAAGATGCCGTAGCTGGATTACCTGCTACCGCGCTTGCTGGCAGGGTCAGCAAATTTGCAGCCGCTGCATTTTTAAGCGAAGTATGCCTGGAAGCCATCGCCTACGCCAACTATCCTGCTGCACCAAATATGGGCGACGCGGCTGTACAGGCGCTGGTACAGAAAGTGATCACCAATGCCAACACAGCTATCAGTGGCGGCTATACGATGGAAACAGATTACCAGGGCATGTTCAGCGATCGTAAATCATCATCACCTGAAATTATCTTCGGGATCTACCGGAATAGTATCAACACCACCTGCGAGGGTACACCGATGCAGAACTCTTTCCCAAATGTAGGCAATAGCCAGGTGGCCACTTACGGCGGTTCTCCTTTGTTCGTTGCGGCTACCCGCGTTTTTGAAGCCTGGTTACAACACGGCCCTACACAAAATATGGCCGATGCTTACCTGGTAGTAGATAAAGCAGATCCTACGAAAGCATTACCGTGGAACAAAACTTCGCAGTACCTGGCAGCTGTGGATGAATCCAAATCGCCCAGTGTTGCGGACATTCCCCACGCTACCGGTGAAACCGTAGTGAAGTCGGGCGTTATCCGCCCCGGCAGCACCGAAACCATCTGGTCACTGTCAAATGTAGGCCGCGATGCCCGCTGGGATGCTTCTATTGTCAGCGATTCCGCTTCAAAATATTTTGGTGAAGATGTGACCACCTGTATCAAAGGAAACGCTACCCGCTGGCTGAAGCTAACCGGAAATGCTTACTATGTAAGCCTCTCCAACTTATACTGGCGCAAAGGTATTTACAATGTTTCGCCGCGTGTATATGTAGGTATTCCTACCAATTATCATTATGTACTGATGCGCCTGGGCAGGGTATACCTCAACCTGGCGGAAGCCTATCTGCTGAAAGGGGATGCGGGTAGTGCAGTCACTGCACTGAACCAGACCCGTGTTACCCATGGTCAGTTGCCGCCCTCTACTGCCAGTACGCTGGCTGCTGCATGGACAGACTACAAACTGGAAAGAAGGGTAGACCTTACCCTGGAAAATGATTACTACTGGAGCCTGCTGAGATGGGGCCGTTATGGTGGTGGCGCCAACTATGGAAATGCTCCCGGTAACAGTGATATTCCCGATCTCAATGAACTGCCAAGGGTAACAGATATCAGCAAAGACCGGAAATCATTTGTAACGGTGCAAGGCGCTTTCTTCTCCGCCAATAATGTGCGGGTGTTCAGCCGTAACAAGCGTTACCTGTTCCCGATTGCACAGGGTTTCATTGATAAAAATTCCAATTTCGGACCGCAGAATCCCAATTGGTAA